Proteins found in one Hoplias malabaricus isolate fHopMal1 chromosome 17, fHopMal1.hap1, whole genome shotgun sequence genomic segment:
- the nkrf gene encoding NF-kappa-B-repressing factor isoform X2 codes for MQRVLEMAEGIHVGEMPSYELVPSAEAKKRPNSADGREEPMRKMPVSKFGSRPRFEPVQFVSGSSTSSSCLGSTDEKENEKERRSGEMNSGRQRDPEPPYNSGRSYGSSSASSFDRGSSYGFDSWAERRTKDMSFGSKSGLGYGNRGSTSNFMGKLQQEYTARYEAHTARQSNSPTQASRFDGYAGGRSGGWDSGRQGLGYGHQDRPSSSRAFTRVYDSPSRSSPGLLPTPSMPISIPQATVDEKQSLITRVMAAVAVNLRDPAFISGPDGPNYNFILSRSIQACKTNPEYIYVNLKDIPPSDLPKNRKVPSEGYACELRCSCVYLATGYSGSKNGARDRASEQAVKLFMKPVEVCVVQRQYKRNIVNDMVVCQLNTPVPALVPALRNPEDNPPPNTKGQYVPDRSKHWTEFVLMENAHDAICMLNNSAAYNRMKIDYTFNPIPNSNLWLCSVYVQDELVAQARGTKKSSKHAAAEEAVKKLRMNQAARQQQDHQEQHQQQQLQNQQQQQQQQQLFSQGSYNFEQPTGRFSQQSGRKKQLSELVILENSDNAICIINDTAQFNKVAADYKFTVLPDHRWRCEVYIEGQYVAAGIGPKKTVKHIAAEEAIATLKRTQAVVKSNLRKEGHVDAISRNQIIARSGEESMRQEIKEDNIGNQLLRKMGWTGGGLGREGEGIAEPIMVKEQFTREGLGMDMNRHGNQLTKRDIEEIIRNYACSDRQDDLRFSTELNNDERKQIHQVSQKYGLRSKSYGQGRQRFLVVSRRVQKEQLIGQLLQEGQVGRYELVKPQASH; via the exons ATGCAGCGAGTGCTTGAGATGGCAGAGGGGATTCATGTTGGCGAAATGCCCTCCTATGAGCTAGTCCCAAGTGCTGAAGCAAAAAAGAGGCCGAATTCAGCTGATGGAA GAGAAGAACCAATGAGGAAGATGCCAGTATCAAAGTTTGGCTCTAGACCACGATTTGAGCCAGTACAGTTTGTCAGTGGCAGCAGCACCAGTAGCAGCTGCCTAGGGAGTACTGACGAaaaagagaatgagaaggaACGCAGAAGTGGAGAGATGAACAGTGGAAGACAGAGGGACCCAGAGCCGCCATACAATAGTGGACGTAGCTATGGCTCTTCATCTGCCTCTTCATTTGACAGAGGATCATCATATGGTTTTGATTCTTGGGCTGAACGTAGAACAAAGGACATGTCATTTGGCAGCAAGAGTGGGCTTGGCTATGGCAACAGAGGGTCCACCTCAAACTTTATGGGAAAGCTGCAGCAGGAATACACCGCAAGATATGAGGCACACACTGCAAGACAATCAAACTCACCTACTCAGGCCAGCAGATTTGATGGATATGCTGGGGGGAGGTCTGGGGGCTGGGATTCTGGGCGGCAAGGTTTGGGCTATGGGCATCAAGACAGACCCTCATCCAGCAGGGCTTTCACCAGAGTCTACGACAGTCCAAGCAGGAGTAGCCCTGGGTTGCTACCAACACCATCCATGCCAATCTCAATTCCCCAAGCAACAGTGGATGAGAAGCAGAGTTTAATTACCAGGGTTATGGCTGCTGTAGCTGTTAATCTGCGAGATCCTGCATTTATCAGTGGACCCGATGGTCCAAATTACAACTTTATTCTCAGCCGCAGCATTCAGGCTTGTAAAACCAACCCAGAGTACATTTATGTAAACTTAAAGGACATCCCTCCATCCGATCTTCCTAAGAACAGAaaagtgccatctgagggctatGCCTGTGAGCTTAGGTGTTCCTGTGTGTACCTCGCCACGGGATATTCTGGAAGCAAAAATGGTGCCAGGGACCGAGCATCAGAGCAGGCTGTCAAACTGTTTATGAAGCCAGTGGAAGTTTGTGTTGTACAACGTCAGTATAAACGTAATATTGTAAACGACATGGTGGTGTGTCAATTAAACACCCCGGTACCAGCCTTAGTTCCAGCTCTCCGTAACCCAGAGGATAACCCACCACCCAATACCAAGGGTCAGTATGTGCCTGATAGAAGTAAACACTGGACAGAGTTTGTCCTAATGGAGAATGCCCATGATGCCATCTGCATGCTCAACAATTCTGCTGCCTACAACCGCATGAAAATTGACTATACGTTTAACCCCATACCTAACAGCAATCTTTGGCTGTGTAGTGTATATGTGCAAGATGAGCTTGTGGCTCAAGCCAGGGGGACTAAGAAGAGCTCTAAGCATGCTGCAGCTGAGGAGGCTGTGAAGAAGCTGAGAATGAATCAGGCGGCTCGGCAACAGCAGGACCATCAGGAGCAACACCAGCAACAACAACTACAGaaccaacagcagcagcagcagcagcagcagcttttTTCTCAAGGGAGCTACAACTTTGAGCAGCCCACTGGCCGTTTTAGCCAGCAGAGTGGGCGAAAGAAGCAGCTCAGTGAATTGGTCATTTTAGAAAACTCAGATAATGCCATTTGCATCATCAATGATACTGCACAGTTCAACAAAGTGGCAGCTGACTACAAATTTACTGTGTTACCAGACCATCGTTGGAGGTGTGAAGTTTATATTGAGGGTCAGTATGTGGCTGCAGGTATTGGACctaagaaaacagtaaaacatatTGCAGCAGAGGAGGCCATTGCCACGTTGAAACGAACACAGGCAGTGGTAAAGTCCAATTTGAGGAAGGAGGGTCATGTGGATGCCATTTCTAGAAATCAAATAATAGCTCGATCTGGTGAAGAGTCGATGCGACAAGAAATCAAAGAGGATAATATTGGTAACCAGTTACTTCGCAAGATGGGCTGGACAGGTGGCGGGTTGGGTCGAGAAGGAGAGGGCATTGCAGAACCGATCATGGTAAAGGAACAGTTTACCAGGGAAGGACTTGGCATGGATATGAATAGGCATGGGAACCAGCTGACTAAGCGTGACATTGAGGAAATCATACGCAATTATGCTTGCTCAGATCGACAGGACGACCTGCGCTTCTCCACTGAGCTCAACAATGATGAGCGCAAGCAAATCCATCAGGTCTCGCAAAAATATGGGCTGCGGAGCAAATCGTATGGACAGGGAAGACAGCGCTTCCTTGTGGTTAGCCGGAGAGTGCAGAAGGAGCAGCTTATTGGTCAGTTGTTGCAGGAGGGGCAAGTGGGACGATATGAGCTTGTGAAACCTCAGGCCTCTCACTGA
- the nkrf gene encoding NF-kappa-B-repressing factor isoform X3, with product MVGIKHVFNGCRYGPQLMQRVLEMAEGIHVGEMPSYELVPSAEAKKRPNSADGREEPMRKMPVSKFGSRPRFEPVQFVSGSSTSSSCLGSTDEKENEKERRSGEMNSGRQRDPEPPYNSGRSYGSSSASSFDRGSSYGFDSWAERRTKDMSFGSKSGLGYGNRGSTSNFMGKLQQEYTARYEAHTARQSNSPTQASRFDGYAGGRSGGWDSGRQGLGYGHQDRPSSSRAFTRVYDSPSRSSPGLLPTPSMPISIPQATVDEKQSLITRVMAAVAVNLRDPAFISGPDGPNYNFILSRSIQACKTNPEYIYVNLKDIPPSDLPKNRKVPSEGYACELRCSCVYLATGYSGSKNGARDRASEQAVKLFMKPVEVCVVQRQYKRNIVNDMVVCQLNTPVPALVPALRNPEDNPPPNTKGQYVPDRSKHWTEFVLMENAHDAICMLNNSAAYNRMKIDYTFNPIPNSNLWLCSVYVQDELVAQARGTKKSSKHAAAEEAVKKLRMNQAARQQQDHQEQHQQQQLQNQQQQQQQQQLFSQGSYNFEQPTGRFSQQSGRKKQLSELVILENSDNAICIINDTAQFNKVAADYKFTVLPDHRWRCEVYIEGQYVAAGIGPKKTVKHIAAEEAIATLKRTQAVVKSNLRKEGHVDAISRNQIIARSGEESMRQEIKEDNIGNQLLRKMGWTGGGLGREGEGIAEPIMVKEQFTREGLGMDMNRHGNQLTKRDIEEIIRNYACSDRQDDLRFSTELNNDERKQIHQVSQKYGLRSKSYGQGRQRFLVVSRRVQKEQLIGQLLQEGQVGRYELVKPQASH from the exons ATGGTGGGGATCAAGCATGTATTCAATGG TTGCAGGTATGGCCCACAACTGATGCAGCGAGTGCTTGAGATGGCAGAGGGGATTCATGTTGGCGAAATGCCCTCCTATGAGCTAGTCCCAAGTGCTGAAGCAAAAAAGAGGCCGAATTCAGCTGATGGAA GAGAAGAACCAATGAGGAAGATGCCAGTATCAAAGTTTGGCTCTAGACCACGATTTGAGCCAGTACAGTTTGTCAGTGGCAGCAGCACCAGTAGCAGCTGCCTAGGGAGTACTGACGAaaaagagaatgagaaggaACGCAGAAGTGGAGAGATGAACAGTGGAAGACAGAGGGACCCAGAGCCGCCATACAATAGTGGACGTAGCTATGGCTCTTCATCTGCCTCTTCATTTGACAGAGGATCATCATATGGTTTTGATTCTTGGGCTGAACGTAGAACAAAGGACATGTCATTTGGCAGCAAGAGTGGGCTTGGCTATGGCAACAGAGGGTCCACCTCAAACTTTATGGGAAAGCTGCAGCAGGAATACACCGCAAGATATGAGGCACACACTGCAAGACAATCAAACTCACCTACTCAGGCCAGCAGATTTGATGGATATGCTGGGGGGAGGTCTGGGGGCTGGGATTCTGGGCGGCAAGGTTTGGGCTATGGGCATCAAGACAGACCCTCATCCAGCAGGGCTTTCACCAGAGTCTACGACAGTCCAAGCAGGAGTAGCCCTGGGTTGCTACCAACACCATCCATGCCAATCTCAATTCCCCAAGCAACAGTGGATGAGAAGCAGAGTTTAATTACCAGGGTTATGGCTGCTGTAGCTGTTAATCTGCGAGATCCTGCATTTATCAGTGGACCCGATGGTCCAAATTACAACTTTATTCTCAGCCGCAGCATTCAGGCTTGTAAAACCAACCCAGAGTACATTTATGTAAACTTAAAGGACATCCCTCCATCCGATCTTCCTAAGAACAGAaaagtgccatctgagggctatGCCTGTGAGCTTAGGTGTTCCTGTGTGTACCTCGCCACGGGATATTCTGGAAGCAAAAATGGTGCCAGGGACCGAGCATCAGAGCAGGCTGTCAAACTGTTTATGAAGCCAGTGGAAGTTTGTGTTGTACAACGTCAGTATAAACGTAATATTGTAAACGACATGGTGGTGTGTCAATTAAACACCCCGGTACCAGCCTTAGTTCCAGCTCTCCGTAACCCAGAGGATAACCCACCACCCAATACCAAGGGTCAGTATGTGCCTGATAGAAGTAAACACTGGACAGAGTTTGTCCTAATGGAGAATGCCCATGATGCCATCTGCATGCTCAACAATTCTGCTGCCTACAACCGCATGAAAATTGACTATACGTTTAACCCCATACCTAACAGCAATCTTTGGCTGTGTAGTGTATATGTGCAAGATGAGCTTGTGGCTCAAGCCAGGGGGACTAAGAAGAGCTCTAAGCATGCTGCAGCTGAGGAGGCTGTGAAGAAGCTGAGAATGAATCAGGCGGCTCGGCAACAGCAGGACCATCAGGAGCAACACCAGCAACAACAACTACAGaaccaacagcagcagcagcagcagcagcagcttttTTCTCAAGGGAGCTACAACTTTGAGCAGCCCACTGGCCGTTTTAGCCAGCAGAGTGGGCGAAAGAAGCAGCTCAGTGAATTGGTCATTTTAGAAAACTCAGATAATGCCATTTGCATCATCAATGATACTGCACAGTTCAACAAAGTGGCAGCTGACTACAAATTTACTGTGTTACCAGACCATCGTTGGAGGTGTGAAGTTTATATTGAGGGTCAGTATGTGGCTGCAGGTATTGGACctaagaaaacagtaaaacatatTGCAGCAGAGGAGGCCATTGCCACGTTGAAACGAACACAGGCAGTGGTAAAGTCCAATTTGAGGAAGGAGGGTCATGTGGATGCCATTTCTAGAAATCAAATAATAGCTCGATCTGGTGAAGAGTCGATGCGACAAGAAATCAAAGAGGATAATATTGGTAACCAGTTACTTCGCAAGATGGGCTGGACAGGTGGCGGGTTGGGTCGAGAAGGAGAGGGCATTGCAGAACCGATCATGGTAAAGGAACAGTTTACCAGGGAAGGACTTGGCATGGATATGAATAGGCATGGGAACCAGCTGACTAAGCGTGACATTGAGGAAATCATACGCAATTATGCTTGCTCAGATCGACAGGACGACCTGCGCTTCTCCACTGAGCTCAACAATGATGAGCGCAAGCAAATCCATCAGGTCTCGCAAAAATATGGGCTGCGGAGCAAATCGTATGGACAGGGAAGACAGCGCTTCCTTGTGGTTAGCCGGAGAGTGCAGAAGGAGCAGCTTATTGGTCAGTTGTTGCAGGAGGGGCAAGTGGGACGATATGAGCTTGTGAAACCTCAGGCCTCTCACTGA
- the nkrf gene encoding NF-kappa-B-repressing factor isoform X1, which yields MYSMGCRYGPQLMQRVLEMAEGIHVGEMPSYELVPSAEAKKRPNSADGREEPMRKMPVSKFGSRPRFEPVQFVSGSSTSSSCLGSTDEKENEKERRSGEMNSGRQRDPEPPYNSGRSYGSSSASSFDRGSSYGFDSWAERRTKDMSFGSKSGLGYGNRGSTSNFMGKLQQEYTARYEAHTARQSNSPTQASRFDGYAGGRSGGWDSGRQGLGYGHQDRPSSSRAFTRVYDSPSRSSPGLLPTPSMPISIPQATVDEKQSLITRVMAAVAVNLRDPAFISGPDGPNYNFILSRSIQACKTNPEYIYVNLKDIPPSDLPKNRKVPSEGYACELRCSCVYLATGYSGSKNGARDRASEQAVKLFMKPVEVCVVQRQYKRNIVNDMVVCQLNTPVPALVPALRNPEDNPPPNTKGQYVPDRSKHWTEFVLMENAHDAICMLNNSAAYNRMKIDYTFNPIPNSNLWLCSVYVQDELVAQARGTKKSSKHAAAEEAVKKLRMNQAARQQQDHQEQHQQQQLQNQQQQQQQQQLFSQGSYNFEQPTGRFSQQSGRKKQLSELVILENSDNAICIINDTAQFNKVAADYKFTVLPDHRWRCEVYIEGQYVAAGIGPKKTVKHIAAEEAIATLKRTQAVVKSNLRKEGHVDAISRNQIIARSGEESMRQEIKEDNIGNQLLRKMGWTGGGLGREGEGIAEPIMVKEQFTREGLGMDMNRHGNQLTKRDIEEIIRNYACSDRQDDLRFSTELNNDERKQIHQVSQKYGLRSKSYGQGRQRFLVVSRRVQKEQLIGQLLQEGQVGRYELVKPQASH from the exons ATGTATTCAATGGGATGCAG GTATGGCCCACAACTGATGCAGCGAGTGCTTGAGATGGCAGAGGGGATTCATGTTGGCGAAATGCCCTCCTATGAGCTAGTCCCAAGTGCTGAAGCAAAAAAGAGGCCGAATTCAGCTGATGGAA GAGAAGAACCAATGAGGAAGATGCCAGTATCAAAGTTTGGCTCTAGACCACGATTTGAGCCAGTACAGTTTGTCAGTGGCAGCAGCACCAGTAGCAGCTGCCTAGGGAGTACTGACGAaaaagagaatgagaaggaACGCAGAAGTGGAGAGATGAACAGTGGAAGACAGAGGGACCCAGAGCCGCCATACAATAGTGGACGTAGCTATGGCTCTTCATCTGCCTCTTCATTTGACAGAGGATCATCATATGGTTTTGATTCTTGGGCTGAACGTAGAACAAAGGACATGTCATTTGGCAGCAAGAGTGGGCTTGGCTATGGCAACAGAGGGTCCACCTCAAACTTTATGGGAAAGCTGCAGCAGGAATACACCGCAAGATATGAGGCACACACTGCAAGACAATCAAACTCACCTACTCAGGCCAGCAGATTTGATGGATATGCTGGGGGGAGGTCTGGGGGCTGGGATTCTGGGCGGCAAGGTTTGGGCTATGGGCATCAAGACAGACCCTCATCCAGCAGGGCTTTCACCAGAGTCTACGACAGTCCAAGCAGGAGTAGCCCTGGGTTGCTACCAACACCATCCATGCCAATCTCAATTCCCCAAGCAACAGTGGATGAGAAGCAGAGTTTAATTACCAGGGTTATGGCTGCTGTAGCTGTTAATCTGCGAGATCCTGCATTTATCAGTGGACCCGATGGTCCAAATTACAACTTTATTCTCAGCCGCAGCATTCAGGCTTGTAAAACCAACCCAGAGTACATTTATGTAAACTTAAAGGACATCCCTCCATCCGATCTTCCTAAGAACAGAaaagtgccatctgagggctatGCCTGTGAGCTTAGGTGTTCCTGTGTGTACCTCGCCACGGGATATTCTGGAAGCAAAAATGGTGCCAGGGACCGAGCATCAGAGCAGGCTGTCAAACTGTTTATGAAGCCAGTGGAAGTTTGTGTTGTACAACGTCAGTATAAACGTAATATTGTAAACGACATGGTGGTGTGTCAATTAAACACCCCGGTACCAGCCTTAGTTCCAGCTCTCCGTAACCCAGAGGATAACCCACCACCCAATACCAAGGGTCAGTATGTGCCTGATAGAAGTAAACACTGGACAGAGTTTGTCCTAATGGAGAATGCCCATGATGCCATCTGCATGCTCAACAATTCTGCTGCCTACAACCGCATGAAAATTGACTATACGTTTAACCCCATACCTAACAGCAATCTTTGGCTGTGTAGTGTATATGTGCAAGATGAGCTTGTGGCTCAAGCCAGGGGGACTAAGAAGAGCTCTAAGCATGCTGCAGCTGAGGAGGCTGTGAAGAAGCTGAGAATGAATCAGGCGGCTCGGCAACAGCAGGACCATCAGGAGCAACACCAGCAACAACAACTACAGaaccaacagcagcagcagcagcagcagcagcttttTTCTCAAGGGAGCTACAACTTTGAGCAGCCCACTGGCCGTTTTAGCCAGCAGAGTGGGCGAAAGAAGCAGCTCAGTGAATTGGTCATTTTAGAAAACTCAGATAATGCCATTTGCATCATCAATGATACTGCACAGTTCAACAAAGTGGCAGCTGACTACAAATTTACTGTGTTACCAGACCATCGTTGGAGGTGTGAAGTTTATATTGAGGGTCAGTATGTGGCTGCAGGTATTGGACctaagaaaacagtaaaacatatTGCAGCAGAGGAGGCCATTGCCACGTTGAAACGAACACAGGCAGTGGTAAAGTCCAATTTGAGGAAGGAGGGTCATGTGGATGCCATTTCTAGAAATCAAATAATAGCTCGATCTGGTGAAGAGTCGATGCGACAAGAAATCAAAGAGGATAATATTGGTAACCAGTTACTTCGCAAGATGGGCTGGACAGGTGGCGGGTTGGGTCGAGAAGGAGAGGGCATTGCAGAACCGATCATGGTAAAGGAACAGTTTACCAGGGAAGGACTTGGCATGGATATGAATAGGCATGGGAACCAGCTGACTAAGCGTGACATTGAGGAAATCATACGCAATTATGCTTGCTCAGATCGACAGGACGACCTGCGCTTCTCCACTGAGCTCAACAATGATGAGCGCAAGCAAATCCATCAGGTCTCGCAAAAATATGGGCTGCGGAGCAAATCGTATGGACAGGGAAGACAGCGCTTCCTTGTGGTTAGCCGGAGAGTGCAGAAGGAGCAGCTTATTGGTCAGTTGTTGCAGGAGGGGCAAGTGGGACGATATGAGCTTGTGAAACCTCAGGCCTCTCACTGA
- the arr3b gene encoding arrestin 3b, retinal (X-arrestin) produces the protein MSRVYKKNSGNGLMCLYLGKRDYIDHVNGVDVVDGVLKVDTSELDGRKVWVQLVCAFRYGRDDLDVIGLSFRKDIWIQHIQIYPSPLGEKPTNTPMQDALMKKAGEDGHPFTFNIPTNLPCSVTLQPAPGDTGKPCGVDFEVKAYIANEADNPEEKICKKDTCRLVIRKIQFAPDKLEPGPKANIVKQFIMSDKPIHLETSIEKEVYYHGDPIPVKVKIHNETNKIVKKIKISIDQTTDVVLYSADKYTKAVFCEEFRDQVNGNSTFEKEYKVTPLLANNKEKRGLALDGQLKDEDTNLASSTILRAGMDKEVQGILVSYKIKVSLTVASGGLLGSLTSSDITAELPLVLMSPKPAASQPPMPQQDSLILLLIQWYCCPPIH, from the exons ATGTCAAG AGTTTATAAGAAGAATAGTGGGAATGGTTTG ATGTGCCTCTACTTGGGGAAGAGAGATTATATAGACCATGTGAACGGTGTTGATGTTGTGG ATGGAGTACTCAAGGTGGACACTTCAGAACTTGATGGAAGGAAAG TCTGGGTTCAATTGGTCTGTGCCTTCCGCTATGGACGGGACGATTTGGATGTGATTGGACTGTCCTTTAGAAAAGACATCTGGATACAGCACATTCAGATTTATCCTTCACCACTTGGAGAAAAGCCGACTAACACCCCTATGCAGGATGCCCTCATGAAGAAAGCTGGGGAAGACGGTCACCCCTTCACGTTTAAT ATTCCTACAAATTTGCCTTGCTCTGTAACTCTTCAGCCAGCACCAGGTGACACAGGAAAG CCTTGTGGCGTTGACTTTGAAGTTAAAGCTTATATCGCAAATGAGGCAGACAACCCAGAGGAGAAAATTTGTAAAAA GGATACTTGCAGATTGGTAATTCGTAAAATTCAGTTTGCACCAGACAAACTGGAGCCTGGACCCAAAGCCAACATCGTCAAGCAATTCATTATGTCAGACAAACCAATTCACCTGGAGACCTCCATAGAGAAGgag GTCTACTACCACGGCGATCCTATCCCTGTCAAAGTGAAAATACACAACGAGACTAataaaatagttaaaaaaattaaaatttcca TTGACCAGACAACAGATGTTGTGCTGTATTCAGCTGACAAATACACCAAAGCTGTTTTCTGTGAAGA ATTCAGGGACCAAGTGAATGGCAACTCAACCTTTGAGAAAGAATACAAAGTAACTCCTCTACTGGCCAACAACAAGGAGAAACGTGGGCTGGCACTGGACGGCCAGCTAAAGGACGAAGACACTAATTTAGCCTCTTCCACAAT TCTGAGGGCTGGCATGGATAAAGAAGTACAGGGCATTCTGGTCTCCTACAAAATTAAAGTCAGCCTCACTGTGGCCAGTGGTGGTCTCTTGGGAAGTCTTACATCCAG TGACATTACCGCAGAGTTACCTCTGGTTTTGATGTCACCAAAGCCGGCTG CCAGCCAGCCCCCCATGCCCCAACAAGACAGCTTGATATTGCTCCTTATTCAGTGGTATTGCTGTCCACCCATTCACTAA